A genomic segment from Eriocheir sinensis breed Jianghai 21 chromosome 46, ASM2467909v1, whole genome shotgun sequence encodes:
- the LOC126981113 gene encoding uncharacterized protein LOC126981113 codes for MKQLVIVLACVWVTVSGLAVTHPKPPSLDLSAFDIKNLLDISLPAFVTQTLTTTVIETVSTDATEFTTCVSFTSTCATRRHLTHRTEITPSLHLTTTLANPITNTILENSHEASLSPTIPEVWVGSEAPALDSSLPAPPSVSHIPEETLAMDTELIGTTDTDIVGLLSPSATISASSTPPSAVFTHAPLPPSSSGLLLSSSSSSPILSEAIARTLLSPASSFSAAPPPLPTSFSASSPLPPASFSFPSPLPPSAPSPASFSPSPLPPASFSPLLPSPPSPASPPSPPPSLPLAPRSLQALPPSPPSPPSYPLSPSPSPASLPSPTPPPASLPSPAPAATPAKEEMPQDGDFIIPASAVTLETEGGQRVHRRCFEEGVQARLLTLITTTVTSTVITGTVTQGSPTLTVTYNCVQPVLDPPINTC; via the exons ATGAAG CAGCTGGTCATAGTGTTGGCGTGTGTGTGGGTGACGGTGTCCGGCCTGGCTGTCACGCACCCCAAGCCGCCCTCGCTAGACCTCTCCGCCTTCGATATCAAGAACCTGCTGGATATAAGTCTGCCAGCCTTCGTGACCCAGACCCTCACCACgact gtCATTGAGACGGTATCCACAGACGCCACAGAGTTCACCACCTGCGTCAGCTTCACTTCGACATGCGCCACTCGAAGACATCTCACCCATCGCACCGAaatcactccctcccttcaccttaccACAACCCTAGCCAACCCTATTACCAACACCATCCTTGAAAACTCACATGAAGCGTCGCTCTCCCCAACCATTCCTGAGGTGTGGGTGGGTTCCGAGGCGCCTGCTCTTGATTCCTCACTCCCTGCCCCACCCTCAGTGTCCCATATACCTGAGGAGACACTAGCCATGGACACTGAGTTAATAGGAACAACAGATACAGATATAGTTGGGCTGCTCTCTCCCTCTGCGACCATCAGTGCTTCTTCCACCCCTCCGAGTGCTGTCTTTACTCATGCAcctctgcctccttcttcttctggtcttcttctgtcttcctcctcctcctctccgataCTCAGTGAAGCTATTGCACGGACtcttctctctcctgcttcttctttctctgctgctcctcctcctcttccaacttctttctctgcttcttctcctcttcctccagcttccttctcctttccctctcctcttcctccttcagccccatctccagcatccttctctccctctcctcttcctccagcatccttctctcctctccttccttcacccccctccccagcctcccctccttctcctcctccttctctcccccttgctCCACGCTCCCTACaagctctccctccttcacctccatcccctccttcctatcctctctccccatctccttccccagcttccctcccttcccctacccctcccccagcctccctcccatccccagcCCCAGCAGCCACCCCTGCTAAAGAGGAGATGCCCCAGGACGGAGACTTCATCATCCCTGCCTCGGCCGTCACCTT GGAGACAGAGGGCGGGCAGAGGGTCCACCGGCGCTGCtttgaggaag GAGTTCAAGCCCGCCTCCtgaccctcatcaccaccaccgtcacctccaccgtCATCACCGGCACCGTGACGCAGGGCAGCCCCACCCTCACCGTCACCTACAACTGTGTGCAGCCCGTCCTCGACCCGCCCATCAACACGTGTTAG